Part of the Oceanispirochaeta sp. genome, TTTTTTACCACCACCGGAGTTATTGTTTGTTAAGGAAGAAACAAAAAAAATAACCATATCTCTTTCTAAAAAAAGTATTGATTTTTTTAAAAATGCTTCCCAAAAAAACCATATTCCCTATCAGCAGATGATACGAAAGGTTCTAGATAATTATACTGAGCATTATGTAAAATAGAATTGATGCCCTTATTCATTCAACACCATCAGGTCATTGCTAAAGTGAAAGTCCGGCTGCAATAGGTTGGGGCGGATGCTTTGGGAGAGACCAACCGCCTAAAGGGGCTTCCTTTAGGCTCATATTCCTTCTATGTAATCGATGCCAGGTAGATTTTTTGTATTGATTCATCAAGAATTTTATTAAAATCCTCCTGGCTCAATCCCTGCGTTATCCGCTTCTTTAATAACCGAAGGCATCTTGGTTCCAGTAGAATGTCGTAAGAGATGTTCAAATCATTGAAGGGGTCATCCGCTCTGCCGATGAAGGAAAGTAAATCTTCATCGCCTAGAGCTGTTCTTTCATCAGGGCAGTAATTTCTGGTCTTTGCTTTTCTCCAGTTTGAAAAACCGGATTGTTTCCAGCAATGATGAGGCCTGGGAGGACAATTCCTCAGAGGTGGAGGCAAGCTCTTCCGCAGAGGATGCATTTTGTTGAATGACCCGGTCCAGCTGACCGATTGTTATGTTTATCTGTTCGATTCCCGTTCTTTGTTCACTGCTGGAACTGCTTATTTCCTGAACAAGACCCGCCGTTTTCTGAATATCAATGACAAGCTTGCTGAGTTTATCCCCTGCATTTTCAGCAATTTGAACAGAGCTGGATGATAATTTACTGATTTCACCGGCCGCTTCACCGCTGCGTTCAGCCAGTTTTCGTACTTCCGAGGCGACAACGGCAAATCCCTTACCATGTTCCCCCGCTCTGGCGGCTTCGATGGCCGCATTCAGGGCCAATAGATTGGTCTGGCGTGCAATTTCCTCAATGATGGATATCTTCTGGGCAATCATTTTCATGGCATCCACGGTCTGCGCCACTGATTCACCACTGCTGTTGGCATCTTTGACTACCTGAGAAGCTATTTTCTCTGTCAGAAGCGCATTTTCACTGCTTTGCTCAATGTTGGCATTCATCTGTTCTACCGAAGCCGAGAATTCTTCCGCACTGGCGGCCTGTTCAGAAACCCCCTGGGAAAGGGTTTGAGCGCTTGAACTGATCTGATCGCTTCCCAGAGACACATTCTCTGCAGATTCACTGATATCGGATACGATGTTCTTCAGTTTTTCTGTCATATTGCTCATGGAGGCAGAGAGTTCCCCAATTTCATCTTTCCTTTTCAGAGACTGGGTCTGTACAGACAGTTCTCCTGTGGCCATCAAGGCGGCCATTTCTGATATTTTCACTATGGGATTGGAAATAGACTTACTGAAAAGGAATATGACCGCGCTGATAAAGGTCAGAATCAAGGCGGCCATGGCTATGGCGATCCATACCATCCTGTAGAAGGGAGCCATTATGACATTTTCCGGTACTGCCAGTGTGAGTATCCAGGGATTCTCCAGATAGTTGAGTTCCATCGGTACGGATATATGCAGATAACCATTGTTCTTGATAATGCTGTCCAGGCTCTGCATCTTATCTTTGTAAAAGGGAAAAGCCTCAGCCAGGGATTTTCCCAGAAACTCAGCTTTGTAGCCTACAATGGTTCCCTTTGCTGTCGTCAGGTATCCATAGCTGCCTTCAAAGGGTTTTATTATTTCAATTTCACTCTGGAAATAAGAGAGTTCTATGTCATAACCGGCAATACCGACAGGTTCGTCCTGGTAATAAAAGGGCATGCACATGCTGGTCACGAAGAGCTCTCCGATGTTCCCGCCATAATCCCAGGTGTAGGG contains:
- a CDS encoding CopG family transcriptional regulator; this translates as MKSKVSYSDAPDDIQDALLNAKEVVDFLPPPELLFVKEETKKITISLSKKSIDFFKNASQKNHIPYQQMIRKVLDNYTEHYVK
- a CDS encoding methyl-accepting chemotaxis protein, producing the protein MAHLKTKIRTKMIMVNSALAGIGMILIAFFILTQSATIYKESTIESVRNRALATAYQFQDKLNPISQKALSLANMTLSLIEYPADNNRQVMFNFHRQFFSDSEDLFAFNQWVIAYPGFIDEYEYRGTKTDDYSKWINSGYQNYKGKESFKLSLTYNPDEYDSWWNDPLSTKKFIITEPYTWDYGGNIGELFVTSMCMPFYYQDEPVGIAGYDIELSYFQSEIEIIKPFEGSYGYLTTAKGTIVGYKAEFLGKSLAEAFPFYKDKMQSLDSIIKNNGYLHISVPMELNYLENPWILTLAVPENVIMAPFYRMVWIAIAMAALILTFISAVIFLFSKSISNPIVKISEMAALMATGELSVQTQSLKRKDEIGELSASMSNMTEKLKNIVSDISESAENVSLGSDQISSSAQTLSQGVSEQAASAEEFSASVEQMNANIEQSSENALLTEKIASQVVKDANSSGESVAQTVDAMKMIAQKISIIEEIARQTNLLALNAAIEAARAGEHGKGFAVVASEVRKLAERSGEAAGEISKLSSSSVQIAENAGDKLSKLVIDIQKTAGLVQEISSSSSEQRTGIEQINITIGQLDRVIQQNASSAEELASTSEELSSQASSLLETIRFFKLEKSKDQKLLP